A DNA window from Falco naumanni isolate bFalNau1 chromosome Z, bFalNau1.pat, whole genome shotgun sequence contains the following coding sequences:
- the IL6ST gene encoding interleukin-6 receptor subunit beta isoform X2, which translates to MFSEWKWVAHGLYLLLNFCSLEVSGGLVQSCGHIIPESPVLALGSNFTALCILNESCLDFGNIYANQIIWKIKNRVVPKEQYREINRTVSSVTFNDTSSLATPLTCNILADGQIEQNIYGITVTVGLPPEKPKNLSCIVIQVSKLTYPMTCTWNPGRHTFLDTHYRLKYRWPQENFPDCIPKDVNNSCTIADVQFFVNLEVWVEAANALGKAESDPLVLDPIEIVKPLSPHNLSVNSGILPTVLKLSWENRISAAVMKLKFNIRYRITGDTNWMQVPPEDTASPRTSFSIQGLRPYTEYVFSIRCMKEDGVGYWSDWSEEKTGVTTEDQPSKGPPIWRVIDASCSPASWTVHLMWKPLKPFEANGVILQYEVTVKAKSSPSSPPEKYNVNATNLTLKLPNGTYEVTVIAHNRAGASPPSVLLIPASNSKAPVKNVRTLPKDGKLWVEWTAPNSYVLKYVIEWCLVSNSSDCIIEWQTEPGSVQETYLKGGIKPFKCYLITVYPLYADGQGSGQSVKAYLQQARPSKGPTVQTKKVGKAEAVLTWNHLTVDEQNGFIRSYTIFYKTIDGNETAVTVDPSKTEYTLSSLTSDTLYTVRMMAYTDEGGRSGPDFTFTTQKFGKGEIEAIVVPVCLAFLLIVLLGVLFCFNKRDLIKKHIWPIVPDPSKSNIAQWSPQVPAKMLWRYCQT; encoded by the exons ATGTTTTCTGAGTGGAAGTGGGTAGCCCATGGCTTAtatctgcttttgaatttttgttCTCTTGAAG TTTCAGGTGGACTTGTACAGTCATGTGGTCACATCATCCCAGAGTCTCCCGTATTGGCACTTGGCTCCAACTTCACAGCATTGTGCATTCTGAATGAAAGTTGTCTTGACTTTGGCAATATCTATGCTAATCAAATtatatggaaaattaaaaatagagtgGTACCTAAAGAACAGTATCGTGAAATAAACAGAACAGTTTCCAGTGTCACATTTAATGACACTTCTTCACTAGCTACTCCTCTGACATGCAACATTTTAGCAGATGGACAGATTGAGCAAAACATTTATGGAATTACAGTTACAGTAGGCT TACCCCCAGAGAAGCCCAAGAACTTAAGCTGCATTGTGATTCAGGTGTCAAAACTCACATATCCTATGACTTGTACCTGGAACCCTGGAAGGCATACATTCCTGGACACTCACTATAGGTTGAAATACAGGTG GCCACAAGAGAACTTTCCTGACTGTATACCAAAAGATGTAAACAATTCTTGTACAATTGCTGATGTTCAGTTCTTTGTTAACCTGGAGGTTTGGGTAGAAGCAGCAAATGCTCTTGGGAAGGCTGAATCTGATCCTCTTGTTCTTGATCCCATTGAGATTG ttaAACCTCTGTCTCCACACAACTTATCAGTCAACTCGGGGATACTGCCTACGGTTCTGAAGCTTTCCTGGGAGAATCgtatttcagcagctgtgatgaAGCTGAAATTCAATATTCGCTATAGAATCACTGGTGACACAAACTGGATGCAG gTTCCTCCTGAAGATACAGCTTCACCAAGAACTTCATTCAGCATTCAAGGGCTCAGACCCTACACAGAGTATGTCTTTTCAATTCGCTGCATGAAGGAAGATGGAGTGGGCTACTGGAGTGACTGGAGTGAAGAGAAAACTGGGGTCACCACTGAGGACC AACCATCCAAAGGACCACCCATATGGAGGGTCATTGATGCATCTTGCTCACCAGCTTCCTGGACTGTGCACCTGATGTGGAAG CCGTTGAAGCCATTTGAAGCCAATGGAGTAATCTTGCAGTATGAAGTGACTGTCAAAGCTAAATCATCTCCTTCCAGTCCACCAGAGAAATACAATGTTAATGCCACCAACCTTACATTAAAGCTGCCGAATGGAACTTATGAAGTGACTGTGATTGCCCATAACCGAGCTGGGGCATCCCCTCCATCAGTTTTACTTATCCCAGCAAGTAATTCAAAAG CTCCAGTGAAGAATGTTAGAACACTACCTAAAGATGGCAAGTTGTGGGTAGAGTGGACTGCTCCTAACAGTTACGTTCTTAAATATGTGATTGAATGGTGTCTGGTGTCCAACAGCTCAGACTGCATCATAGAATGGCAGACCGAACCAGGAAGTGTTCAAGAAACATACTTAAAAG GTGGTATAAAGCCGTTCAAGTGTTACTTGATAACTGTGTACCCTTTATATGCTGATGGTCAGGGAAGTGGACAGTCTGTGAAGGCTTATCTTCAGCAGGCTC GTCCTTCAAAAGGACCAACCGTTCAGacaaaaaaagtaggaaaagctgaagctgtGTTGACATGGAACCATCTCACAGTGGATGAACAAAATGGATTTATCAGAAGTTACACTATTTTTTACAAAACTATCGATGGAAATGAAACAG cTGTGACAGTGGATCCTTCCAAGACAGAGTATACGCTTTCTTCTCTTACCAGTGACACACTGTATACTGTGCGGATGATGGCATATACAGATGAAGGAGGCAGGAGTGGTCCTGATTTTACATTTACTACACAAAAATTTG ggaaaggagaaattGAAGCCATAGTTGTACCTGTGTGTCTAGCATTCCTGTTGATTGTGCTCcttggagttttgttttgcttcaacAAACGTGACTT aattaaaaagcaTATCTGGCCTATTGTCCCTGATCCATCCAAGAGTAATATTGCTCAGTGGTCTCCTCAAGTTCCAGCTAAG ATGCTTTGGAGATACTGCCAGACTtag
- the IL6ST gene encoding interleukin-6 receptor subunit beta isoform X1 → MFSEWKWVAHGLYLLLNFCSLEVSGGLVQSCGHIIPESPVLALGSNFTALCILNESCLDFGNIYANQIIWKIKNRVVPKEQYREINRTVSSVTFNDTSSLATPLTCNILADGQIEQNIYGITVTVGLPPEKPKNLSCIVIQVSKLTYPMTCTWNPGRHTFLDTHYRLKYRWPQENFPDCIPKDVNNSCTIADVQFFVNLEVWVEAANALGKAESDPLVLDPIEIVKPLSPHNLSVNSGILPTVLKLSWENRISAAVMKLKFNIRYRITGDTNWMQVPPEDTASPRTSFSIQGLRPYTEYVFSIRCMKEDGVGYWSDWSEEKTGVTTEDQPSKGPPIWRVIDASCSPASWTVHLMWKPLKPFEANGVILQYEVTVKAKSSPSSPPEKYNVNATNLTLKLPNGTYEVTVIAHNRAGASPPSVLLIPASNSKAPVKNVRTLPKDGKLWVEWTAPNSYVLKYVIEWCLVSNSSDCIIEWQTEPGSVQETYLKGGIKPFKCYLITVYPLYADGQGSGQSVKAYLQQARPSKGPTVQTKKVGKAEAVLTWNHLTVDEQNGFIRSYTIFYKTIDGNETAVTVDPSKTEYTLSSLTSDTLYTVRMMAYTDEGGRSGPDFTFTTQKFGKGEIEAIVVPVCLAFLLIVLLGVLFCFNKRDLIKKHIWPIVPDPSKSNIAQWSPQVPAKHNFSSKDQMYPEGSFTDVSVVEIEADDKKSFSEQDLKPFDLLKKEKSTSEGHSSGIGGSSCMSSPRQSVSDSDEGETTQNTSSTVQYSTVVLNGYRDQTPVQVFSRSESTQPLLDSEERSEDHTGGGDSTTQRQQYFKQNGGQDETNTDRPCFERTKQITSANEGDLVGFAQLQILGQSSQPLGLGLDKSTQEAALSDILQTSTEGQTVRPETVEGNPPSADEMPKSYLPQTVRQGGYMPQ, encoded by the exons ATGTTTTCTGAGTGGAAGTGGGTAGCCCATGGCTTAtatctgcttttgaatttttgttCTCTTGAAG TTTCAGGTGGACTTGTACAGTCATGTGGTCACATCATCCCAGAGTCTCCCGTATTGGCACTTGGCTCCAACTTCACAGCATTGTGCATTCTGAATGAAAGTTGTCTTGACTTTGGCAATATCTATGCTAATCAAATtatatggaaaattaaaaatagagtgGTACCTAAAGAACAGTATCGTGAAATAAACAGAACAGTTTCCAGTGTCACATTTAATGACACTTCTTCACTAGCTACTCCTCTGACATGCAACATTTTAGCAGATGGACAGATTGAGCAAAACATTTATGGAATTACAGTTACAGTAGGCT TACCCCCAGAGAAGCCCAAGAACTTAAGCTGCATTGTGATTCAGGTGTCAAAACTCACATATCCTATGACTTGTACCTGGAACCCTGGAAGGCATACATTCCTGGACACTCACTATAGGTTGAAATACAGGTG GCCACAAGAGAACTTTCCTGACTGTATACCAAAAGATGTAAACAATTCTTGTACAATTGCTGATGTTCAGTTCTTTGTTAACCTGGAGGTTTGGGTAGAAGCAGCAAATGCTCTTGGGAAGGCTGAATCTGATCCTCTTGTTCTTGATCCCATTGAGATTG ttaAACCTCTGTCTCCACACAACTTATCAGTCAACTCGGGGATACTGCCTACGGTTCTGAAGCTTTCCTGGGAGAATCgtatttcagcagctgtgatgaAGCTGAAATTCAATATTCGCTATAGAATCACTGGTGACACAAACTGGATGCAG gTTCCTCCTGAAGATACAGCTTCACCAAGAACTTCATTCAGCATTCAAGGGCTCAGACCCTACACAGAGTATGTCTTTTCAATTCGCTGCATGAAGGAAGATGGAGTGGGCTACTGGAGTGACTGGAGTGAAGAGAAAACTGGGGTCACCACTGAGGACC AACCATCCAAAGGACCACCCATATGGAGGGTCATTGATGCATCTTGCTCACCAGCTTCCTGGACTGTGCACCTGATGTGGAAG CCGTTGAAGCCATTTGAAGCCAATGGAGTAATCTTGCAGTATGAAGTGACTGTCAAAGCTAAATCATCTCCTTCCAGTCCACCAGAGAAATACAATGTTAATGCCACCAACCTTACATTAAAGCTGCCGAATGGAACTTATGAAGTGACTGTGATTGCCCATAACCGAGCTGGGGCATCCCCTCCATCAGTTTTACTTATCCCAGCAAGTAATTCAAAAG CTCCAGTGAAGAATGTTAGAACACTACCTAAAGATGGCAAGTTGTGGGTAGAGTGGACTGCTCCTAACAGTTACGTTCTTAAATATGTGATTGAATGGTGTCTGGTGTCCAACAGCTCAGACTGCATCATAGAATGGCAGACCGAACCAGGAAGTGTTCAAGAAACATACTTAAAAG GTGGTATAAAGCCGTTCAAGTGTTACTTGATAACTGTGTACCCTTTATATGCTGATGGTCAGGGAAGTGGACAGTCTGTGAAGGCTTATCTTCAGCAGGCTC GTCCTTCAAAAGGACCAACCGTTCAGacaaaaaaagtaggaaaagctgaagctgtGTTGACATGGAACCATCTCACAGTGGATGAACAAAATGGATTTATCAGAAGTTACACTATTTTTTACAAAACTATCGATGGAAATGAAACAG cTGTGACAGTGGATCCTTCCAAGACAGAGTATACGCTTTCTTCTCTTACCAGTGACACACTGTATACTGTGCGGATGATGGCATATACAGATGAAGGAGGCAGGAGTGGTCCTGATTTTACATTTACTACACAAAAATTTG ggaaaggagaaattGAAGCCATAGTTGTACCTGTGTGTCTAGCATTCCTGTTGATTGTGCTCcttggagttttgttttgcttcaacAAACGTGACTT aattaaaaagcaTATCTGGCCTATTGTCCCTGATCCATCCAAGAGTAATATTGCTCAGTGGTCTCCTCAAGTTCCAGCTAAG CATAACTTTAGTTCCAAAGATCAGATGTACCCAGAAGGCAGCTTTACAGATGTAAGCGTCGTAGAAATAGAAGCTGATGACAAGAAGTCTTTTTCAGAACAAGATCTGAAACCCTTTGACttgcttaaaaaggaaaaaagtactTCAGAAGGGCACAGCAGTGGTATTGGAGGATCCTCATGCATGTCTTCTCCTAGGCAAAGCGTCTCTGACAGTGATGAAGGTGAAACTACACAAAACACTTCAAGCACTGTACAGTATTCAACTGTAGTACTTAATGGCTACAGAGACCAAACACCTGTACAAGTCTTTTCAAGGTCTGAGTCAACTCAGCCACTGCTAGATTCAGAAGAGAGGTCAGAGGATCACACGGGAGGAGGTGACAGTACAACACAGAGgcagcagtattttaaacagaatggTGGTCAGGATGAAACCAACACAGACAGGCCATGCTttgaaagaacaaagcaaattaCTTCTGCTAATGAGGGGGATCTTGTTGGATTTGCACAACTGCAGATCTTGGGTCAGAGTTCACAGCCGTTGGGCCTTGGGCTGGATAAAAGTACCCAGGAAGCTGCTTTATCAGATATTTTACAGACAAGTACTGAAGGACAAACTGTGAGACCTGAAACAGTGGAAGGGAATCCACCATCAGCTGATGAAATGCCAAAAAGTTACCTCCCACAGACTGTGAGACAAGGAGGCTATATGCCTCAGTGA